In Chryseobacterium sp., the genomic window GGTGGCAGGAGAAAACAGAGTGAATATTGTAGTCACATCTTCACAGGATGAGAAAACCAGAAATATTTTGGAGTCTGAGATTTTCAAAAAACCAAAAACAGTTCATTTGGCAATTATCGGTCATGGGAACGTTGGAAAAACATTAATCGAACAGGTTTTGGAATCTTCTGAAGAAATTAAGAGACGTAAAAAAATCGATCTTAAAGTAGTGGCTGTTGCTAATTCAAAGAAAATAGCCTTCAATAAAAAAGGGTTTGATGCTAACTGGACCGATGAGGTTGTGGCAGCAGAGCACCCTTCAAATGTACAGGAACTGATCAGGTTCTCTAATGAAAATCAATTGGAAAACCTGATTGTTGTGGATAACACGGCAAGTAAAGACTTTGTTAAAAACTATCATGCCTTAGCAGAAAACGGATTTGATCTGGTTTCTTCCAACAAGATCTTTAACACCCTTCCTATTGAAGAATACCGCAAACTAAGGTATACGTTGAGTAAAAATAACAGACGCTATCTTTATGAAACTAATGTAGGAGCCGGCCTTCCATTGATTGACACCATCAAATTATTACACCTTTCAGGAGAAAATATTACAAGAATTAAAGGCGTTTTTTCAGGTTCCTTAAGCTATATCTTCAATAATTTCTCTGTAAGAAATGACCAATTTTCTACAGTTATAGGAGAAGCAATGGATAAAGGATATACAGAGCCGGACCCTCGCGAAGACCTTTCAGGAAATGATGTAGCAAGAAAACTTTTGATTTTGGCAAGAGAGCTGGATCTGATCAATGAGTTCCAGGATATCAATATTCAGAACCTGATCCCTGAAAACCTTCTTTCCGTGGATAAAAATGAATTTATTTCAAGATTGGCAGAACTTGATGAAGAATATCAGAAGATCAAAGAAAATCAGGAGCCGGGACATGTCCTTCGTTATGTGGGAGATTTACATGGAAATCTTCAGGAAGAAAAAGGGCAGCTTGATGTGAAGCTGGTTTCCGTACCGGGAAGTTCAGCACTGGGACAATTGAAAGGTTCAGATTCAATCTTTGAGATCTATACAGAGAGCTATGGTGAAAATCCAATTGTTATTATGGGTGCCGGAGCCGGAGCTCAGGTAACGGCGAGAGGGGTTTTCGGTGATATTTTAAGAGTAAGTGAAACCAAATAATTGTACAAACTAAAATGCATAATGTATCGATGATTACTTTGGGAGATCGATACATTGTTAGACTAATTAAAACGATATGGAAAATTTTGAAACATCAGCAATAAGAACGCAAACTGAAAGAACTCAGTTTGACGAGCATTCCACACCTTTATATCTTACCTCCAGTTTTATTTTTCAGGATGCTGAAGATATGAGGGCAAGCTTTGCAGAAGAAAAGCCTAAAAACCTGTACAGCCGTTTCTCTAATCCGAATGTCACAGAGTTTACAGAGAAGATTGCAAAAATGGAAGGTGCGGAAGCTGGATATGCGTTTGCAACAGGAATGGCCGCTATTTATTCCACCTTTGCTGCATTATTGAGTGCGGGAGATCATATTGTAAGCTGTCAGTCGGTTTTCGGATCAACCCACACTTTGTTTACCAAGTATTTCCCAAAATGGAATATTGAAACAACTTACTTCAAAGCTGAAGATGCAGAGAATGTTGAAAAATATATTAAACCCAATACAAAGGTTTTATACCTGGAAACTCCTACCAATCCTGCCATTGAAATCCTGGATCTGGAATTTTTCGGACAGATTGCGAAAAAACATCATCTGATCTTTATTGTAGATAATTGTTTTGCAACACCTTATCTTCAGCAGCCGATCAAATATGGTGCAGATATTGTTGTACATTCAGCAACGAAATTGATTGACGGACAGGGACGTGTTTTAGGAGGAATTGCAGTAGGAAAAGAAGACCTGATCAGAGAAATTTATCTTTTCGCAAGGAATACAGGACCTGCTTTATCTCCTTTCAATGCCTGGGTATTATCAAAAAGCCTGGAAACACTGGCAATTCGTGTGGAAAAACACTGTGAAAATGCATTGAAAGTAGCAGAATTTTTGGAAAACCATCCGAATGTAGAGCTGGTAAAATACCCATTCCTGAAATCCCACCCGAGTTATGATGTTGCTAAAAAACAGATGAAGCTTGGAGGAAATATCGTTGCTTTTGAAATTAAAGGCGGAATAGAAGGCGGAAGAAGTTTCTTAGATAAGATACAAATGTGTTCGCTGTCTGCCAATTTAGGGGATACAAGAACGATCGTTACCCATCCGGCATCTACAACACACTCCAAACTGTCAGATGAAGAAAGAAACGAAGTAGGCATTACAGCAGGATTGGTTCGTTGTTCAGTAGGTTTAGAAAATGTGGATGACATTATTGCAGATCTGAAACAGGCTTTAGATTAAATTCAACAGGAACGGGCTTTAACCCGTTTTGATGATCAAAATATTCAACGGCTTTAGCCAAAATAGATAAAAATGAAAAATTCAGAACAATTATATAAAGCTTTATCAGAAAGAATCTTAATTCTTGATGGTGCCATGGGAACAATGCTTCAGAGATATAAATTTGAGGAAGAAGATTACCGTGGGGAACGGTTCAAAGATTGGGAACATCCGGTAAAGGGAAATAATGACCTGCTTTCTTTAACACAACCTCACGCCATTGAAGAAGTACACAAGAAATATCTGGAAGCAGGAGCCGATATCATTGAGACCAATACATTTTCAGGAACGACAATCGCCATGGCGGATTATCATATGGAAGAACTCGTCTATGAGCTGAACTATGAGTCTGCAAAGATTGCCCGAAAAGCCTGCGACGAATACACCGCAAAAAATCCGGATAAACCAAGGTTTGTAGCAGGATCTATCGGCCCTACCAACAGAACGGCAAGTTTAAGCCCTGATGTAAACGACCCCGGATACAGAGCGATCACTTTTGAAGAATTGCGTTTCGCTTACAAGCAGCAGTGTGAAGCTTTGCTGGAAGGAGGTTCAGATATCCTTTTGGTAGAGACCATTTTTGATACGCTGAATGCCAAAGCAGCGCTGTTTGCCATTGATGAAATTCAGGATGAAAGAGGAATTGAAATCCCTATTATGGTTTCAGGGACCATCACAGATGCTTCAGGAAGAACATTAAGTGGACAGACCGCTGAGGCTTTTTTGATCTCCGTTTCCCATCTGAATTTGTTAAGTGTCGGATTCAACTGTGCATTGGGAGCCGATCAGCTGACACCTTATTTGGAAACATTGGCCCATAATTCAGAATTCTATGTTTCAGCCTATCCGAATGCAGGTTTACCGAATGCTTTCGGAAAGTATGATGAAACTCCCGAAGATATGGCCAGACAGATCAGAGAATATGTGGAAAAAGGATTGATCAATATTATCGGGGGATGCTGTGGGACCACTCCGGAACATATCAAAGCAATTGCTGATCTTGTAGAAAGGTATGAGCCAAGAAAATTGAAGAAATTTGTGTGATTTGATAGATTTTTTTAATTAAAAGCAATAATGAGGACTAGGTTATAAATATTATCTTTAAGTAAACCACAAAATTTAATATAATGGAAAAGCCGAGTTACTTAAAAGATTCAGATGATGCTAAGCTGTTTAATGAACTAAGAAAGAAAGTGAACCAACGGATAGAAGCAATTCCTGAAAACAGGGATATTTATATTCAGATCAAGGCGGTTATGCTGCCGTTAATCTATTTGAGCTTATACCTTGTTGCTGTTTTCAATGCAGAAAGGTCCTGGGTTTATGTGCTGAGTTTTGTATCAATGGGAATTTTTCTGGTTTTGATTTATTTAAACCTGATTCATGAAGCAGCCCATAACAATATCTACAAAAGTAAGAGACTGAACGGGATCGTGTTGAACATTTTTGATTTTGTAGGTGCTAATTCCTATATCTGGAAGAAAAGACATATTGCCAGTCATCATGCTTATCCCAATGTGGATGGATGGGATACGGATATTGAGCAGAGTGGTTTGTTGCTGATCGTACCATGGATCAAAGCAAAGGGAGTTCAGAAGTATCAGCACAGATTTTTCTTTTTAGTATATCCGTTGTATTTATTCAACTGGATGTTTATAAGAGATTTTAGAGACTTCTTTGATAAGGAAAGAGTGATTTTAAAAACCCAGGGAAGAATACCTGTTATAGAAAAAGTAAAAATGGTGAGTTATAAACTGTTCTATTTCTTTTATCAGATTGTGGTTCCTGTCTGGTTCTTTAAAGTATCCATTGGGTTGGCTTTGGGAGCGTGGTTTTTACAGGTAATTTCAGCGAGTATTTTTGCATTGTTTGTTTTATTGCCTCTGCATCCGCTC contains:
- a CDS encoding NAD(P)-binding domain-containing protein, whose amino-acid sequence is MKNANEIKFLKNRSIIKFEGEDFLGEIGIDGRIFKALTLARISVGVISQQAIENGISILVHENDAEKAVACLIDEFEPERKSGKVSQIYSINNVSVLGFVAEDFNKVLAELGRNNVFPLLLNQVAGENRVNIVVTSSQDEKTRNILESEIFKKPKTVHLAIIGHGNVGKTLIEQVLESSEEIKRRKKIDLKVVAVANSKKIAFNKKGFDANWTDEVVAAEHPSNVQELIRFSNENQLENLIVVDNTASKDFVKNYHALAENGFDLVSSNKIFNTLPIEEYRKLRYTLSKNNRRYLYETNVGAGLPLIDTIKLLHLSGENITRIKGVFSGSLSYIFNNFSVRNDQFSTVIGEAMDKGYTEPDPREDLSGNDVARKLLILARELDLINEFQDINIQNLIPENLLSVDKNEFISRLAELDEEYQKIKENQEPGHVLRYVGDLHGNLQEEKGQLDVKLVSVPGSSALGQLKGSDSIFEIYTESYGENPIVIMGAGAGAQVTARGVFGDILRVSETK
- a CDS encoding O-succinylhomoserine sulfhydrylase; the protein is MENFETSAIRTQTERTQFDEHSTPLYLTSSFIFQDAEDMRASFAEEKPKNLYSRFSNPNVTEFTEKIAKMEGAEAGYAFATGMAAIYSTFAALLSAGDHIVSCQSVFGSTHTLFTKYFPKWNIETTYFKAEDAENVEKYIKPNTKVLYLETPTNPAIEILDLEFFGQIAKKHHLIFIVDNCFATPYLQQPIKYGADIVVHSATKLIDGQGRVLGGIAVGKEDLIREIYLFARNTGPALSPFNAWVLSKSLETLAIRVEKHCENALKVAEFLENHPNVELVKYPFLKSHPSYDVAKKQMKLGGNIVAFEIKGGIEGGRSFLDKIQMCSLSANLGDTRTIVTHPASTTHSKLSDEERNEVGITAGLVRCSVGLENVDDIIADLKQALD
- a CDS encoding fatty acid desaturase, whose protein sequence is MEKPSYLKDSDDAKLFNELRKKVNQRIEAIPENRDIYIQIKAVMLPLIYLSLYLVAVFNAERSWVYVLSFVSMGIFLVLIYLNLIHEAAHNNIYKSKRLNGIVLNIFDFVGANSYIWKKRHIASHHAYPNVDGWDTDIEQSGLLLIVPWIKAKGVQKYQHRFFFLVYPLYLFNWMFIRDFRDFFDKERVILKTQGRIPVIEKVKMVSYKLFYFFYQIVVPVWFFKVSIGLALGAWFLQVISASIFALFVLLPLHPLPDNAFPRLNEKNGLPFSWLRHQLEVTNDLKENNWVVRNVLGNFNFHVAHHLFPNYSYMYYNEITEEIEEFAKEHGLAYKRFPLVTALGKHRDLLRQNANNAYYILEE
- a CDS encoding homocysteine S-methyltransferase family protein; its protein translation is MKNSEQLYKALSERILILDGAMGTMLQRYKFEEEDYRGERFKDWEHPVKGNNDLLSLTQPHAIEEVHKKYLEAGADIIETNTFSGTTIAMADYHMEELVYELNYESAKIARKACDEYTAKNPDKPRFVAGSIGPTNRTASLSPDVNDPGYRAITFEELRFAYKQQCEALLEGGSDILLVETIFDTLNAKAALFAIDEIQDERGIEIPIMVSGTITDASGRTLSGQTAEAFLISVSHLNLLSVGFNCALGADQLTPYLETLAHNSEFYVSAYPNAGLPNAFGKYDETPEDMARQIREYVEKGLINIIGGCCGTTPEHIKAIADLVERYEPRKLKKFV